The proteins below are encoded in one region of Aequorivita iocasae:
- a CDS encoding RagB/SusD family nutrient uptake outer membrane protein, producing the protein MKTTHILIKQHFFHIISLVVVSCLLSCQEFVEVDTPNYLLSGENVFTDKQTVEAAMIGIYGQLRSNLLLTGGSKGMSNLLGNYADEIDFYGDIGLAEDVFYKNNLLASNATVAEIWNGCYSQIYATNAIIEGVAGSAYFSDEEIRQYSGEAKFLRALIHFYLYNLYGDVPYITTTNYIENQSVKRDDRETVYTNLISDLIYAKENLPDADTSGEHVRANARTARALLARVYLYNKEWSQAEAMASSVIVDSQWQTNLENVFLKESPSILLQLMPEFEGMNTLEAETFIFETAPPPTRALSNGLINSFEAGDLRKTMWIGEVSDGNQSYYYPYKYKHRSGEGGNAEYSVILRLAEQYLIRAEARAKMGDIAGAQADINKIRTRAGLENSTATSENELLAAILQERRVELFTEHGHRFFDLKRTENLDVFLVPIKPGWNSTDGLFPLPEKELLTNPNLQPQNPGY; encoded by the coding sequence ATGAAAACAACACACATATTAATTAAACAGCACTTTTTCCATATTATTTCTCTTGTAGTAGTCTCTTGTCTACTATCCTGCCAGGAATTTGTAGAGGTGGACACCCCAAATTACCTCTTGTCTGGAGAAAATGTATTTACAGATAAGCAAACAGTAGAAGCGGCCATGATTGGGATATATGGACAATTGAGGTCAAATCTTTTGCTTACGGGCGGTTCGAAGGGGATGAGCAATTTGTTGGGGAATTATGCAGACGAAATTGATTTTTACGGTGACATAGGACTCGCCGAGGATGTATTTTATAAAAATAATCTTTTGGCTTCAAATGCAACGGTAGCAGAAATATGGAATGGCTGCTACAGCCAAATTTACGCAACCAATGCCATTATTGAAGGGGTAGCAGGTTCTGCCTATTTTTCGGATGAGGAAATCAGGCAATATTCTGGGGAAGCAAAATTCTTACGGGCCTTAATTCATTTTTATCTATATAACCTCTATGGAGATGTTCCCTATATAACCACAACTAATTATATCGAAAACCAGTCGGTAAAGAGGGATGATAGGGAGACGGTATACACCAATTTAATCTCTGATTTAATATATGCAAAAGAAAATTTGCCCGATGCAGATACTAGTGGTGAGCACGTTAGGGCGAATGCCCGCACGGCAAGGGCATTGTTGGCACGTGTATATTTATACAACAAAGAATGGTCACAGGCTGAAGCTATGGCATCTTCCGTAATTGTGGATTCCCAATGGCAGACCAATCTGGAAAATGTATTTTTAAAGGAAAGCCCTTCCATTTTATTACAGTTAATGCCAGAGTTTGAGGGCATGAATACCTTGGAGGCAGAGACTTTTATCTTTGAAACTGCTCCACCCCCCACTAGGGCATTGTCAAACGGACTGATAAATTCATTTGAAGCTGGTGACCTGCGAAAGACAATGTGGATAGGGGAAGTCTCCGATGGGAATCAATCTTATTATTACCCCTATAAATACAAGCATCGCTCAGGGGAGGGAGGCAATGCGGAATATTCCGTTATTCTTAGGTTGGCAGAGCAATACTTAATTAGAGCCGAAGCCCGCGCAAAAATGGGAGATATTGCTGGAGCTCAGGCAGATATTAACAAAATCAGAACTCGAGCTGGACTAGAGAATTCCACTGCCACCTCCGAAAATGAATTACTGGCAGCGATACTACAGGAGCGAAGGGTGGAATTGTTTACCGAACATGGACATCGATTTTTTGATCTAAAGCGTACCGAAAACCTTGATGTTTTTTTGGTCCCCATTAAACCGGGATGGAATAGTACTGACGGCTTATTTCCCCTTCCCGAAAAGGAACTGCTTACGAATCCGAACCTTCAACCCCAAAATCCTGGATATTAA